A window of the Vanessa tameamea isolate UH-Manoa-2023 chromosome 22, ilVanTame1 primary haplotype, whole genome shotgun sequence genome harbors these coding sequences:
- the LOC113404561 gene encoding centrosomal protein of 135 kDa-like: MNEPDSTNLDALENEVQFYRQNQTIVEQEIRTLIADNQKLSQQVGSLLKEKLQFAQQAHDSDQTKELEELKKQVCLLTKERDSLNVLWQTSQKTVEALDVELKTYQNYDNRRASQNTNGDNRDLDLKLNTALADYVELESKYKKMHSECNSLQTELKNKENEIASYKERGKELEEELTEIKKSLEDHKINLSAEIKSHADIKSQLLLCQKQCVDHIKKESEAKSKVAEALQLYDLVSVQKNEAYKKIGVITGELNSLKQTLLNVQRDTETKYRKELDEIKEKYNEKVSDMLEHIRNLDAEIVEKGLLLNKTLRDNRILQATNQNHLKLQQNNLSSVDPKLALAEQRLEAMFQELVASERRNIQLVCEKQSLAMDIKRIQDINTRETKRRDWEENLMKTQIDELKLKVEHLQKSLEETHEMIYKLQSMLSLRAESNQKMVTTKENELMELNKHLKNQMELNKKWKDSYLDMTDKLKTKLDALDKENKELRIQLNLPHIHSLNHESSSSL; encoded by the exons atgaatGAACCAGATAGTACTAATTTGGATGCTTTGGAAAATGAAGTTCAATTTTATAGg caAAATCAGACTATAGTTGAGCAAGAGATTAGAACATTAATTGCTGATAACCAGAAGTTGTCTCAGCAAGTTGGAAGTCTGTTAAAAGAGAAATTGCAGTTTGCTCAGCAGGCCCATGACAGCGATCAAACCAAGGAGCTGGAAGAATTAAAGAAACAAGTGTGTTTGCTAACCAAG GAAAGAGATTCATTAAATGTTCTGTGGCAAACATCACAGAAAACTGTTGAGGCACTAGATGTAGAACTGAAGACATATCAAAATTATGACAACAGAAGAGCAAGTCAA AACACTAATGGTGATAACAGAGATTTAGACCTAAAACTTAACACAGCTCTAGCAGATTATGTTGAATTAGAatctaaatataagaaaatgcaTTCTGAATGTAATTCACTtcaaactgaattaaaaaacaaagaaaatgaaattgcATCTTACAAAGAAAGAGGCAAAGAATTGGAAGAAGAATtaacagaaattaaaaaatcgctagaagatcataaaataaatctgtctgCAGAAATCAAAAGTCATGCGGATATAAAATCTCAACTACTCTTATGTCAAAAACAATGTGTAGATCATATTAAGAAAGAATCGGAAGCAAAATCCAAG GTTGCAGAAGCATTACAACTCTACGATTTGGTTTCAGTACAAAAGAATGAAGCTTACAAAAAGATTGGAGTCATAACag gggAGTTGAATTCATTGAAACAAACACTATTGAATGTTCAACGTGatactgaaacaaaatatagaaaagAATTAGATGAAATTAAGGAGAAATACAATGAAAAAGTTTCTGATATGCTTGAACATATTAGAAACCTGGATGCTGAAATTGTAGAAAAaggtcttttattaaataaaaccttaag AGATAATAGAATATTGCAAGCTACAAATCAGAATCATTTAAAACTTCAGCAAAATAATTTGAGTTCAGTTGATCCAAAGTTGGCTCTTGCTGAACAAAGACTGGAAGCTATGTTCCAAGAATTg GTGGCTTCAGAGCGTCGCAACATACAGCTTGTTTGTGAGAAACAATCCTTAGCTATGGACATAAAGCGAATTCAAGACATAAACACTAGAGAAACGAAAAGACGCGACTGGGAAGAGAATCTAATGAAGACACAGATTGATGAACTAAA attaaaAGTGGAACACCTTCAAAAATCTTTGGAAGAAACACATGAAATGATCTATAAACTGCAATCTATGCTGTCTTTAAGAGctgaatcaaatcaaaa AATGGTTACAACAAAAGAAAATGAATTGATGGAActgaacaaacatttaaaaaatcaaatggaGCTCAATAAAAA ATGGAAGGATTCATATTTGGATATGactgacaaattaaaaacaaaactagatGCTTTagacaaagaaaataaagaattaaggATCCAATTAAATTTACCTCACATACACTCATTAAATCACGAGAGTAGCAGCAGTTTATGA
- the LOC113404556 gene encoding RIB43A-like with coiled-coils protein 2, which translates to MLKLQIANAQDRKEAQNRERRRQCELERRSRIFNARNRKIGVDLPFLERQVEEKRAERGELERKNLAFAQQMIKDSNLAVVLEAREREERRRIGVEIDEFRQKYQRKEDRREFDLNNPDALKMQLPPRKSDGEPVGLSSAQKFEGEDLEYEERKKIMAAQKNAWLEQQVQERKAAEEERKKAEAAYMMAIKARDARAGDLDKLERECRYRLGQANLRYNEALAAEKKQLEQIMKEQEEADNAAEMYNNLTSDMLTENPDVAKSALGNNRAIGFMYKGMNQEELKKFYAAQKEQMAAAKAKREAEEKMEAEWQALAKSIQREVARQDIEDQRKRREIARQLMEENQLLALQQKETEKYFKQVVYNNTPTDDYYSQFNTTTR; encoded by the exons atgttgaAGTTACAAATAGCTAATGCGCAAGATCGCAAGGAAGCTCAAAACAGAGAAAGAAGACGACAGTGTGAATTGGAAAGAAGGTCTCGGATTTTCAATGCAAGAAATAGGAAAATTggt GTTGATCTACCATTCCTGGAGCGTCAGGTGGAAGAAAAGCGCGCTGAACGAGGTGAACTAGAACGGAAGAACTTGGCTTTCGCTCAGCAGATGATCAAGGACAGTAATCTCGCCGTTGTCCTCGAAGCCAGGGAGAGAGAA gaacGACGTCGTATAGGCGTAGAAATAGACGAATTCCGTCAGAAGTACCAACGCAAGGAAGATCGGCGCGAGTTCGACCTCAATAATCCTGATGCGTTAAAAATGCAACTACCGCCGAGAAAGTCCGATGGCGAACCAGTGGGTTTATCCAGCGCACAAAA ATTTGAAGGTGAAGATCTCGAATATGAAGAACGTAAAAAGATAATGGCAGCTCAGAAGAATGCGTGGCTGGAACAACAAGTTCAGGAGCGGAAAGCTGCTGAAGAGGAACGCAAGAAAGCGGAAGCAGCATATATG ATGGCAATTAAGGCTAGAGATGCACGCGCAGGTGATCTCGACAAACTGGAGCGAGAGTGTCGTTATCGTCTAGGTCAGGCGAACTTGCGCTACAACGAAGCTTTG GCAGCCGAGAAGAAACAATTAGAGCAAATAATGAAAGAACAGGAAGAAGCTGACAATGCCGCGGAAATGTACAACAATCTCACTTCAGACATGCTCACTGAAAACCCGGACGTAGCTAAGAGTGCTTTGGGGAACAATAG agctATTGGTTTTATGTACAAAGGGATGAACCAGGAAGAGTTGAAGAAGTTTTACGCGGCACAGAAGGAACAGATGGCTGCGGCAAAA gcAAAGCGTGAGGCAGAAGAAAAAATGGAAGCAGAGTGGCAAGCTTTAGCTAAGTCCATACAACGAGAGGTCGCCAGGCAAGATATTGAGGACCAAAGGAAGAGGAg AGAAATTGCACGCCAGCTGATGGAAGAAAATCAATTACTCGCGCTTCAGCAAAAGGAGACggagaaatattttaaacaagtcGTCTACAACAACACGCCAACCGACGACTACTACTCTCAATTTAATACAACTACTAGATAA
- the LOC113404557 gene encoding histone deacetylase 11 isoform X2, translated as MSYLYIDIRDDQWPLVYDEKYNVSFCGFEKLHVFDAKKWRNIIQYLLEANFITQECLVKPLEAKENDLLVVHTKKYLKSLKWSGKVAMIAEVPVVACLPNILVQRAYLKPMRLQTGGSVLAGKLALERGWAINVGGGFHHCSAGRGGGFCAYADITLLIKNLVVHRNVQNAMIVDLDAHQGNGYQRDFLGVPEVYIMDMYNRHIYPKDEEAKRAIRRKIELGNKVEDLEYMLKLRKNLKAALKEFKPDILVYNAGTDVLDSDPLGHMRISEVGIIKRDEFVFEICKEKEIPVVMLTSGGYLRKTARIIADSIMNLKNKGLIGCEPKNKVTDKPDRF; from the exons tctatatattgatataagagATGATCAGTGGCCGCTTGTATAcgatgaaaaatataatgtatctttTTGTGGATTTGAGAAGTTACATGTGTTTGATGCTAAGAAATGGCGAAATATAATCCAG TATCTATTAGAAGCTAACTTCATCACTCAAGAATGTCTGGTAAAACCGCTCGAAGCTAAAGAAAATGATCTACTTGTTGTCCATACAAAGAAATACCTAAAATCTCTTAAA tggAGCGGAAAAGTGGCAATGATAGCAGAGGTTCCTGTAGTGGCTTGTCTCCCGAATATTCTTGTTCAAAGAGCTTATTTGAAGCCTATGAG ATTACAAACTGGTGGTTCAGTGTTAGCCGGTAAGTTAGCACTCGAGCGAGGCTGGGCGATAAACGTGGGCGGCGGCTTCCACCACTGCAGCGCGGGTCGGGGCGGGGGGTTCTGCGCATACGCCGATATCACGCTCCTTATAAAGAATCTAGTCGTACATAGGAATGTGCAGAACGCCATGATTGTGGATTTGGATGCTCATCAA GGCAATGGCTACCAGCGTGATTTCCTCGGAGTTCCTGAAGTATACATCATGGATATGTACAATAGACACATCTATCCCAAGGACGAAGAAGCCAAGAGAGCTATCAGACGGAAGATTGAATTGGGGAACAAGGTTGAAGATTTGGAGTACATGTTGAAGTTAAGAAA GAATTTAAAGGCTGCCCTCAAAGAGTTTAAGCCAGACATATTGGTTTACAACGCTGGCACAGACGTGTTAGATTCAGATCCCCTCGGACATATGCGGATCAGTGAAGTC GGTATCATAAAACGCGATGAATTCGTCTTCGAGATATGTAAAGAGAAGGAAATCCCAGTCGTGATGCTCACCAGCGGAGGCTATTTGAGGAAGACCGCGAGAATAATAGCAGATTCCATCATGAACCTCAAGAACAAAGGGTTAATTGGATGCGAGCCTAAGAACAAGGTTACAGATAAACCGGACAGGTTTTGA
- the LOC113404557 gene encoding histone deacetylase 11 isoform X1 has protein sequence MTSLYIDIRDDQWPLVYDEKYNVSFCGFEKLHVFDAKKWRNIIQYLLEANFITQECLVKPLEAKENDLLVVHTKKYLKSLKWSGKVAMIAEVPVVACLPNILVQRAYLKPMRLQTGGSVLAGKLALERGWAINVGGGFHHCSAGRGGGFCAYADITLLIKNLVVHRNVQNAMIVDLDAHQGNGYQRDFLGVPEVYIMDMYNRHIYPKDEEAKRAIRRKIELGNKVEDLEYMLKLRKNLKAALKEFKPDILVYNAGTDVLDSDPLGHMRISEVGIIKRDEFVFEICKEKEIPVVMLTSGGYLRKTARIIADSIMNLKNKGLIGCEPKNKVTDKPDRF, from the exons ATGACCAG tctatatattgatataagagATGATCAGTGGCCGCTTGTATAcgatgaaaaatataatgtatctttTTGTGGATTTGAGAAGTTACATGTGTTTGATGCTAAGAAATGGCGAAATATAATCCAG TATCTATTAGAAGCTAACTTCATCACTCAAGAATGTCTGGTAAAACCGCTCGAAGCTAAAGAAAATGATCTACTTGTTGTCCATACAAAGAAATACCTAAAATCTCTTAAA tggAGCGGAAAAGTGGCAATGATAGCAGAGGTTCCTGTAGTGGCTTGTCTCCCGAATATTCTTGTTCAAAGAGCTTATTTGAAGCCTATGAG ATTACAAACTGGTGGTTCAGTGTTAGCCGGTAAGTTAGCACTCGAGCGAGGCTGGGCGATAAACGTGGGCGGCGGCTTCCACCACTGCAGCGCGGGTCGGGGCGGGGGGTTCTGCGCATACGCCGATATCACGCTCCTTATAAAGAATCTAGTCGTACATAGGAATGTGCAGAACGCCATGATTGTGGATTTGGATGCTCATCAA GGCAATGGCTACCAGCGTGATTTCCTCGGAGTTCCTGAAGTATACATCATGGATATGTACAATAGACACATCTATCCCAAGGACGAAGAAGCCAAGAGAGCTATCAGACGGAAGATTGAATTGGGGAACAAGGTTGAAGATTTGGAGTACATGTTGAAGTTAAGAAA GAATTTAAAGGCTGCCCTCAAAGAGTTTAAGCCAGACATATTGGTTTACAACGCTGGCACAGACGTGTTAGATTCAGATCCCCTCGGACATATGCGGATCAGTGAAGTC GGTATCATAAAACGCGATGAATTCGTCTTCGAGATATGTAAAGAGAAGGAAATCCCAGTCGTGATGCTCACCAGCGGAGGCTATTTGAGGAAGACCGCGAGAATAATAGCAGATTCCATCATGAACCTCAAGAACAAAGGGTTAATTGGATGCGAGCCTAAGAACAAGGTTACAGATAAACCGGACAGGTTTTGA
- the Lsn gene encoding vacuolar-sorting protein SNF8 yields the protein MRRRAGVGAIQKQRLEQEKYREKGSEIQENQFQQMSKQLEVFRENLEEFATKHKSEIKKNAQFRRQFQEMCAAIGVDPLASGKGFWSVLGIGDFYYELGVQIVEVCLATNYKNGGLIILEELRTRLIAARGKAKKHQDITNEDLLAAVKKLRIFGNGFTVVPIGKGKWLVQSVPGELNLDQTLVLQKASTLGTAWVSTSILTGDLGWNETRAQNALNHMVKEGLAWIDTQDAKETLYWFPSMFAECVSAS from the exons ATGCGTCGTCGCGCGGGTGTGGGTGCTATTCAAAAACAGAGACTGGAACAAGAAAAGTACAGAGAAAAGGGCTCTGAAATCCAAGAGAATCAATTTCAACAAATGTCAAAACAATTAGAGGTTTTTAGGGAAAATCTCGAGGAATTCGCTACTAAACATAagagtgaaataaaaaagaatgctCAGTTTAGAAGACAGTTCCAAGAAATGTGCGCTGCGATTGGAGTTGATCCTTTGGCTTCGGGAAAAGGATTTTGGTCAGTTTTAG GTATCGGAGATTTCTACTATGAGTTGGGGGTGCAAATTGTAGAAGTGTGCTTAGCTACAAATTACAAAAATGGTGGTCTCATAATATTAGAAGAATTGAGGACTCGGCTTATAGCAGCTAGAGGAAAAGCAAAAAAGCATCAGGACATTACCAATGAGGATTTATTGGCTGCTGTTAAGAAACTTAGAATATTTGGAAATGG gtTTACAGTAGTGCCAATTGGTAAAGGGAAATGGCTGGTCCAGTCAGTACCAGGAGAGTTGAACTTAGATCAGACACTAGTACTCCAAAAGGCTAGCACATTAGGCACTGCCTGGGTATCTACAAGCATTCTTACTGGTGATCTAGG GTGGAATGAGACAAGAGCCCAAAATGCACTCAACCATATGGTCAAAGAAGGTCTCGCTTGGATAGACACTCAAGATGCAAAAGAAACTCTTTACTGGTTCCCCAGCATGTTTGCTGAATGTGTGTCTGCTTCGTGA